CGGTGCTCCAGCCATGGATCAAGGCAACAATTCAGAGGTCGGTAGCAGGTTCATACTTTGTTATCTTGTGTTTTTGCCTACTCTAGTTTAAAAGAGGACTTTACCTCTCGAGTGTTTTAAAATCATGTAGACTGTGTTAAAAACACGAATTCTAAGTTCTTTAAGATGTCTTTGGCTCAGGTAAATGTACATATATCTTTAACAAAATGCCTAGACTGCTGCATCTGCATGAGTAATCTGCTAGTCGGCTAATCGATATTTGCTGTTCTTATGTGTGACAGGATGGGTCAGTAGGAATATCAGAGGATCCGTCGGTGGAGCTGCCTCGTCTCCCTCCAGGCCTGTGTAAGcggcttgtgtgtgtttctaattCACCGTCTGTGCAAAGAGTAGAAAATACTGTTTGTGTAAATTCAGCCCTGCTGACTGTTCGTTGCATGTTTCTTTTCATGGATGTATCCTCCAACAACTGTCCTTACATGATTGTGTACACCATTTCACACCATGTCAGCTTTGCTTGAACATGATGATATAACCCTCCTTTAGTTCATCATATTAGAGATAGAATGATGACTGTAACtgatgtattttatattttaataagtGTCTGTTGATCCTGTATAGCGGATGGGGAAGCAACGGAACTTCTTTGGCAGTTGCGGGCCCAGCGCCGCCAGTCGTCCCCTGAGCTGCCCGAGACGGTGACCTGTCTTTCTGCCCCCGATGGAAGCGTCCTGTATCTAGTGGGCACTGCCCACTTCAGTGACAGCAGCAAAAATGATGTGGCTACGGTGAGCCAATGAGAATTTACAGCAGGAATTGTACAGCACACAATGTCTCTCAAACCCTTTTCAATTTCATGTGCGCAGTAAACTACAGAGTAATGTAGTGACTTTCCTTAGAAGTGCAGTCTTGTCTTCCTTTCTCAACAcatcagttgttttttttgtcttaacgTAATAACagctgaattatttttattttctctcacacacacacacacaacatcttttgtttctgaattctgtgtctgtgtttcccgctgctctctgtctccccaCACAGACGATCCGTGCTGTGCAGCCAGATGTGGTGGTAGTGGAGTTGTGCCAGTACAGGGTGTCTATGTTGAAGATGGATGAGAACACACTGTTAAAGGAAGCCAAAGAAATCAACCTGGAAAAGGTTCAGCAGGCCATCAAACAGGTCAGGCTTTCAGAATGAAGGAAAATAACAATGGGGTTGGTGTGGAAGCTAGAAAAGTAGCGAAAagttaaataaaggaaaagcaTTTTtagggcgtgcgtgtgtgagagagatgaaAACGCATTCGCCATTCGAACCAGGACTTCCAATAGATGTTATGATTCTTGAACGTTGAAACTGAATTTCtataatgaaatgtacattgtatataatgtaataatacttTTCTACTATTCAAGTATAACGAACAACCAGTTTAGTCGTGTTCATGTTTTCTGTGTGCCATCTTTAGAATGGGCTGATGTCTGGCCTGATGCAGATTCTCCTGCTCAAAGTTTCAGCTCACATCACGGAGCAGCTGGGCATGGCTCCCGGAGGAGAGTTCAGAGAGGCGTTCAAAGAGGTGAAACGCACACCAGATGTAGAAACAATCACATTCTCAGGagattgtttttcctcttttgttATTCTTGAAGTTTTTCTCTCCACGTAGGCTGGACGAGTGCCATTCTGTAAATTTCACCTTGGGGACCGGCCGATCCCTGTGACATTAAAGAGGGCCATTGCTGCTCTGAGTTTGTGGCAGAAGGCACGTCTGGCGTGGGGTCTTTGCTTCCTGTCAGATCCAATCAGGTATCAGCTCACAGTATTCACATTGTCATGCCACACAGCATTGCAAgacagtttttttatttttccattttcctgaTTAAAAATGGCTGTTTTaggaaagaaaatataaatttaCAATAACTGATTTATACTGCTTGATATACTGCATGCAGCAGTCATCAGTGACCAGAAAATAGAAATGTCTTTCCCTTCGCAACATCGACCCCCTCCGGGTTGTTTTGGGCTGTGTGTCCTGTTTTAGTAAAGAGGACGTAGAGAAATGCAAACAGAAGGACCTGTTGGAGCAGGCCATGTCTGAGATGATCGGTGAGTTTCCTGCTCTGCACGAGACCATCGTGGCTGAAAGAGACATCTACCTCACGCACACGCTCCGCCAGGCTACATGCTGTGTGACGGCCCCTCATAGTGCCCAGAGTATGTATAACCCTTTTCCCTGCTGTTGATTTACATGTAAATTGTAGTAATTACAATGCTGATATtgtattattactgttattatttttattattaaagtgaTAACATTTTAATGAAGGGATAACATAACTTTCTTTATTGTGATAGAGCTATAAAGTgacatgtgtgtacatgtacacGTTTGTGTAACAAAACATTTTACGCTCTTCTGTAGCAATGCCTGCTGTGGTGGTGGGAGTCGTAGGGATGGGTCACGTCCCTGGAATAGAAAGAAACTGGGAAAAGGAGCTCAACGTAAATAAAATCATGAGGTATCTGTCGAGTATTGACACAATGAACAGATAATAATTGTACTGTCACTTTGCTGTCCAGCAGCTCAATGCGTTTGTCTCTTCCTTAGTGTCGCTCCTCCCTCACGACTTGGCACGGTCGTCAAATGTATCATGTGGGGAATGCTGGGATATGCCAGCTATCGTGTTGGAGGGCGTTTAGGCAGAGCCTTTCTGTCTTTACCTGTGGTCGATTCTTCACTGGAGAAGCTGCGGTCGCCGCTGATCCTCTATAAGCCATCAATAAATTGTTAATAAAACAAAGCATCTTTCACCAATGGCCTTAAAACAGAAGGTGAAGCTGGAGGAAAAGATCCACCAGCACACACAAGGAACTAACAAGGACCTTGGGGGGCTAGGACTCACCCACCTCAGTTAATGTCCTTGTAAATTCGGCAGGGTGATGCTGCCAAAGAGACCAGGACAgcacttttgtattttttgcaaaTCCTGCTTTTCACAAAGTTTGCAAATGGTAACAATTCCTCTTGACTATATATTCCCCCCAGTCCCTTTAAATGACTTTCTTATTGTGATCTTCACCTGTCCTAATTGGACTGAACCATTTTTCCAAGAAGCACACTTTTCCAACGGCGTCTGATTCGCTCCCCTTTTTGGTGCCAGCCGGCACTATTGGTCAGTGGCCTCTTAAGAGTTCAGCACTTTATATGGTAGAGAAAGTGAGGACATACAGTACCGGCTGCATACGCAGCCCAtgggaagggaaaaaaatatttgattcagTCATCATTAAATTGAGCTCAATACAAAAATATAGACCAGGAACTCCAGGAAAATTGGGCCTCATTCGATAATAAGTAAGTCATTCTCTTCTCACCCTGGTTTGTATGTCAGTGAATCAGAATCATTCTGAGTTACAGGGGCTGTCAGTGCAGTGGTAGCTGAGGTCCGCACCTGGTTTTCAGTTTTGAGATAAGATAACTGTCAGTCGCTTTATTTCAATTGCATCCTCATACTTTTTGTATTGTAAATGAAGTGTTGAATTGAAGAAACAAAATTAATTCCGTAATGCTGTTCAAAAACCAAAACGATATTCTCCATAAGCAATAATGGAATCGCGATCAATCCGTTGCTACGCACCAGATAAGTTCTCATTTTCATGCAGTTATATtcatatgtaactacgtgtgtCTAAACAACAggtaacacataaaagtgtaattaatataaaaaacaaaagcataataaatgtatttaatccgaTTCTGTCTCATTTACATACCATTTTGGGGAGAAGTGTTATTCCTGTTAAAGGGAGTCTTCCTCCATAACATGACTGGGAAGCTTTTGCTCAGTTTTCTTAAAAGTCAAAATTGTCGATTTCTCCATCCCagcaagatcccagacacggacacCATTTTCATattccttcttcaattcaacagttcTTCTCGCTACtttcatattttgttttccagtagtattactgctgcctttcttcgGATTCGCGGCTAACGGCTAAAGAGAACATAGCGAAACATTtgcacagtctttctcctatggcaggtcgactcaaactgaactccgcctttgttcgcgTGTCATCGGTTTGCCCCAGATGCTCTCGTGTGTTTGAATTCCTAAAATCTATTCAACTTCTGAGGCATTTTAAGCTCATTTTTTGTTCGAGAATCGATTTGTTccagaaccgaggttccactgtctACGAATGATGAAAAAGTGTCAATTCCATGGCTATTTGCTGCACTTAATCAACTCAGCAAGTATCTTGAAGGTTTTTATTCAATACCTTggatgttttatatatattttttaaatcactgaGGCTTCATTATTTGTGTGTACGCTTGCTCTGAGGAGGTTCTATATTTGTTTGCAGAGTAAGAGATTTGAAATGGGACTGATTAAAATGTGCCTCAGAATGAGCAAAGCATTTGAGATATTGAGAATCTGGAGAAAAGGTGTCTTCATGCTTCTCCGGCGCTCAGCAGGATAATACAGTCAAACCTTATGTGCCGTTTCCCTTTTTCATCATTTTCAAAGGATTCATTTGCTGTATGTCTGAGAATTTGTATCAGAAACCTTTATGAATGCGTGCATTTACTGTAAGATTTGTTTTTGCCCATGCCTCAGTGTGGTATTGTCAATGTTACAAACCAAACATTAAAACTTGACTCCTTAAATTTAGATGCCATACTacatttgcctctttttttgttcatcTGATAGATTACATTATACTTCAGAACATTGCTTGGGGATGACATCTTTTGTATCTTATgtgaaaatcaaaatgaaagtgtTGTGACTGTGAAGATGCTTCTGTAGTTGTCCTTGAGGCAGGGAGGGGCTTCATCAACTACCCCCCCAGACATTCTCTATGTGAACCTTTGTGGTTGGGGTTCAGTTCCCTGAACGCCTCGTCCTCAACAACTGAGGGGTCAGCAGTCCTTCACGATGAAATCCTGAACAGCCTGGTCCAACATGCTTCCTGGGAGCTTGAGGATCAAACCTTTTTGCTGTTGCTACagttgtgggcggggcttcctccccaacacggtggcatagttggtagCATTGCTGTGGGGGGTAAAATGGCCCTGGTCTCGAATCCCACTATGggaatgaaatggagcaggggcagcagggtagacccggggcacacctgggcggagtggagtggaccggtccagttcactccgcccaggtaaggccctaggccCACCCCGCTACCTCTGctccaccccactcccacagcgggactcgatcCCAGCACCACCAGTTGAAAGGGTATAATGCTACCAACACACCACCGTGCTGGTGAGGAGACCCGAGGTAAAGTCATACCTGTCGAATAATGAgttgctatttcagaccacagcgtgtcgttgtgttgttgtgttgttgtgttgtgttgttgtgttgttgtgtctctgaccaggtgacgtcg
The sequence above is drawn from the Brachionichthys hirsutus isolate HB-005 chromosome 5, CSIRO-AGI_Bhir_v1, whole genome shotgun sequence genome and encodes:
- the trabd gene encoding traB domain-containing protein, coding for MDQGNNSEDGSVGISEDPSVELPRLPPGLSDGEATELLWQLRAQRRQSSPELPETVTCLSAPDGSVLYLVGTAHFSDSSKNDVATTIRAVQPDVVVVELCQYRVSMLKMDENTLLKEAKEINLEKVQQAIKQNGLMSGLMQILLLKVSAHITEQLGMAPGGEFREAFKEAGRVPFCKFHLGDRPIPVTLKRAIAALSLWQKARLAWGLCFLSDPISKEDVEKCKQKDLLEQAMSEMIGEFPALHETIVAERDIYLTHTLRQATCCVTAPHSAQTMPAVVVGVVGMGHVPGIERNWEKELNVNKIMSVAPPSRLGTVVKCIMWGMLGYASYRVGGRLGRAFLSLPVVDSSLEKLRSPLILYKPSINC